The following are encoded together in the Strongyloides ratti genome assembly S_ratti_ED321, chromosome : 2 genome:
- a CDS encoding RNA recognition motif domain and Nucleotide-binding, alpha-beta plait domain-containing protein has translation MGFQNRDSQMSGSRGRGDFRGGRGGSNSRGGFRDRNNSSFDKRSDFNKSPRSFSNDRGGMRGRGNDRGGFRGRGNDRGGFRSRGGDRGGFRGRDNDRGGFRSRGGDRGGFRGRGNDRGGFRSRGGDRGGFRGRDNDRGGFRSRGGDRGKFGDRNGRGGKFGNDNRKRKFQNEDEQFKVVDSEYNPLNNDVESEDEFETSTKYAKIENEHSELVKLAKKMGGKANANKEKKAIVSFDDNEEKMDESDNDVEDSDEELVEEEIDEEIIEDEEELVENEELAEDEELGEDEELEEGEELIEDEEVSDEEAEVSEDDSEITKTPTKVVAQNGNGKVKKDESSDDEPVIPKKLPVSENKSSSKFSKTVEELLGEDMKRREEREKCTLRIKTLPLDTTVEEIKKLVPSSVSVRFTRNKKKCSCYLVFKTEAICKKVLKEISSKEIRGCKMESHWLGIRDVQGQNKLSKQPLNPFELYIGGMASFTPKSALEKAFPDGTVNIQTDPRGEQKNFAFVKYTTEQAAYNAFKKNSNLILNNQLVDVFYGRSWSIPTKVQDDASKTDVEVEEKNVNDTKKSKKEDLVELNKKSEKSLESSRLRNDSDTSSIESIASSGEGIVEVEGEEDEDEELLDEEMLDEEMYLESSDEVEEEEEEEGDED, from the coding sequence atgGGATTTCAAAATAGAGATTCTCAGATGTCTGGTAGTAGAGGTCGTGGTGATTTTCGTGGTGGTAGAGGTGGTTCAAATTCTAGAGGAGGTTTTAGAGATAGAAATAATTCCAGTTTTGACAAAAGAAGTGACTTTAATAAATCTCCTAGAAGTTTTAGCAATGATAGAGGAGGTATGAGAGGTAGAGGAAATGACAGAGGAGGCTTTAGAGGCCGTGGCAATGATAGAGGTGGTTTTAGAAGTCGTGGTGGAGACAGAGGTGGTTTCAGAGGTCGCGATAATGACAGAGGTGGTTTCAGAAGTCGTGGTGGAGACAGAGGAGGCTTCAGAGGCCGTGGCAATGATAGAGGTGGTTTTAGAAGTCGTGGTGGAGACAGAGGTGGTTTCAGAGGTCGCGATAATGACAGAGGTGGCTTCAGAAGTCGTGGTGGTGACAGAGGAAAATTTGGCGATAGAAATGGTCGCGGTGGAAAATTTGGTAATGATAATcgtaaaagaaaatttcaAAATGAGGATGAACAATTTAAAGTAGTTGATAGTGAATATAACCCACTAAATAATGACGTTGAAAGTGAAGATGAATTTGAAACATCTACTAAATATgctaaaattgaaaatgagCATTCAGAACTTGTAAAGCTTGCCAAAAAGATGGGTGGTAAAGCTAATgctaataaagaaaaaaaagctATTGTTTCATTCGATGACAATGAAGAGAAAATGGATGAGAGTGACAATGATGTTGAAGATTCAGATGAAGAACTAGTTGAAGAAGAGATTGATGAGGAGATAATTGAAGACGAAGAAGAGTTGGTAGAAAATGAGGAATTAGCAGAAGACGAAGAATTAGGAGAGGATGAGGAATTAGAAGAGGGTGAAGAGTTGATAGAGGATGAAGAGGTTTCTGACGAAGAAGCAGAAGTTTCTGAAGATGACTCTGAAATAACAAAAACTCCAACTAAGGTAGTAGCTCAAAATGGAAATGGAAAAGTTAAAAAGGACGAGTCATCTGATGATGAACCAGTTATTCCTAAGAAATTACCTGTTTCTGAAAACAAGTCTTCAtctaaattttcaaaaactGTCGAGGAATTACTTGGAGAAGATATGAAACGTCGTGAAGAACGCGAAAAATGTACTTTAAGAATTAAGACTCTTCCTCTTGATACAACGGTTGAGGAAATAAAGAAGTTGGTTCCATCTTCAGTATCTGTTAGATTCACcagaaataaaaagaaatgtaGTTGCTACTTAGTTTTTAAAACTGAAGCTATTTGTAAGAAAGTACTTAAAGAAATATCTTCTAAAGAAATCAGAGGTTGTAAAATGGAATCTCATTGGTTGGGAATCCGCGATGTTCAGggtcaaaataaattatcaaaacaaCCGTTAAATCCATTCGAATTATATATTGGAGGAATGGCTAGTTTCACTCCAAAATCTGCTCTCGAGAAAGCTTTTCCAGACGGTACTGTTAACATTCAAACTGATCCTCGTGGTGAACAGAAGAATTTTGCATTTGTTAAATACACTACTGAACAAGCTGCCTATAATGCTTTTAAGAAGAATTctaatttgattttaaataatcaattGGTTGATGTTTTTTATGGAAGATCATGGAGTATACCAACTAAAGTTCAAGATGATGCTTCAAAGACAGATGTTGAGGTAGAAGAAAAGAATGTTAATGATACCAAAAAATCAAAGAAAGAGGATTTGgttgaattaaataaaaaaagtgaaaAATCACTTGAGTCATCTCGTCTAAGAAATGATTCTGACACATCTTCAATTGAAAGTATTGCTTCTTCAGGTGAAGGTATAGTTGAAGTTGAAGGTGAGGAGGATGAAGATGAAGAGTTGTTGGATGAGGAAATGTTAGATGAAGAAATGTATCTTGAATCATCCGATGAAGTCGAAGAGGAGGAGGAAGAAGAAGGGGATGAAGATTAA
- a CDS encoding UDP-galactose translocator, with protein MHKITRFIHLFKNYIFDSSENKNKSQSLSTKNQNKYINLNDNNLINFGKKITQKPIFTKKNLNKSKIYCEKDKMVGGNNHTISPSDIVPKKVLGGESTIKDNLNSQEINDENVNSMSLNYSNNNQNSHINGSVNNVEYSPVPQKTHDIELLKKEKKEIFSRFKDLFIFVFLGTFSICTLRYVRFRSVESMYIASVGLVVGESFKLILSIWFLTYEHKSFKKAMKILYVGTFINWKNSLYTGIPAFLYAIQNLLFQYAISYLDATVLLVTQQLKILTTALFAVTLLKSKLSGIQWISMVVLIMGIIMIQWKIPETKKSNFVATNLTVNDTKVEKKYYPLPNPLNIPPQIIGLFMVFVGTILSGFSSIFLEKIFKKTTQSLWCINFQLALFSVPIFLCVSLVTDYQKILEKGFFSGFDGWVVLVYFVFGLHGMVVALLLKHASSILKCFASGFIIAATAVVSIFLFNIYPNLLLIIGTVIILFAVYLYSTFPYKKKSTIVLSQKCDKESANA; from the exons atgcATAAGATAACAAGGTTTATACACTTATTTAAAAac tatatttttgACTCTTCGGAGAACAAAAATAAGAGTCAATcattatcaacaaaaaatcaaaataagtatattaatttaaatgataataatttaattaattttggaaaaaaaataactcaGAAACCTATTTTTACAAAGAAAAATCTAAATAAAT cAAAAATTTACTGTGAGAAGGATAAAATGGTTGGTGGTAATAATCATACAATTTCCCCGTCTGATATTGtaccaaaaaaagttttaggTGGAGAATCAacaataaaagataatttaaatagCCAAGAAATTAATGATGAAAATGTGAATAGTATGtcattaaattattcaaaCAATAATCAAAATTCCCATATCAATGGATCTGTAAATAATGTTGAATATTCTCCTGTTCCACAGAAAACTCATGATATTGAGCTattaaaaaaggaaaaaaaggaaatattTTCAAGATTTAAAGATTTAT ttatatttgtatttttggGAACTTTTTCAATTTGTACCCTACGTTATGTTCGTTTTAGATCAGTAGAATCAATGTATATAGCATCTGTTGGCTTAGTTGTTGGtgaaagttttaaattaatattatcaatatggTTTTTAACTTATGAACATAAATCATTCAAGAAAgcaatgaaaatattatatgtaggtacatttattaattggaaaaattcattatataCAGGAATACCAGCTTTTTTATATGCCATACAGAATCTCTTATTCCAATATGCCATTAGTTATCTTGATGCAACAGTATTATTAGTGACACaacaattgaaaattttaacaacTGCACTTTTTGCTGTAACAttgttaaaaagtaaattgtCTGGTATCCAATGGATATCTATGGTTGTTCTTATTATGGGTATTATTATGATTCAATGGAAAATACCTGAAACCAAGAAAAGTAATTTTGTAGCAACAAATTTAACTGTAAATGATACTAAAGttgaaaaaaagtattatccATTACCAAATCCATTAAATATTCCACCACAAATAATTGGTTTATTTATGGTATTTGTTGGAACTATTTTATCTGGATTTAgttcaatatttttagaaaaaatttttaaaaaaactacCCAATCACTGTGGTGCATAAATTTCCAGCTAGCACTTTTTTCAGTACCAATTTTTCTTTGTGTCTCACTAGTGACtgattatcaaaaaatattagaaaaggGATTTTTTTCTGGTTTTGATGGTTGGGTAGTATTAGTATATTTTGTATTTGGTCTTCATGGTATGGTGGTTGCTTTGTTACTTAAGCATGCATCTTCAATATTGAAATGTTTTGCTTCTGGATTTATTATAGCTGCAACTGCTGTTGTAtcaatatttctttttaatatttatccAAATTTGTTACTTATAATTGGAACAGTTATTATCCTATTTGCCGTTTACTTATACTCAACATTTccatataaaaagaaaagtacAATTGTATTATCCCAAAAATGTGATAAAGAATCGGCCAATgcataa
- a CDS encoding Axotactin — protein MYIKLLLYLLLLTNLSYSLNDDNGEDPQIDTCFLLSSKTSKITFEPIIVESKLKNYIFYLIIQKNSTGEVGVISINQLSENNKQIWYNTSIIRSENEIVIEYSSNISLTKIKLPANQTNDIRLFIELDLLNKYFSGYTYSNNNEKIHEVNVKLKSLNINNNLSNIYVSLGSLDNFGNGFIGEVDFKYIKIDGKKYFLPNNKIFSGDIAIEEKCTQLDDIKDKKSLIGICTYSEKKQCLNGGMCQINKNGDPECLCPNNDYTGKYCQFALVPKTCSYIPSSGIHKIDVDGSDIGEMGYVKCDNGTTIISHNFPPNTIIRNKNITQNLSYDISYKLMSYIQIRNLIQRSQKCQQMVTYSCYGNAPLYFKEGYTSFESIYYGGLKPFYKLNDNNEFQCNCKKNNECLKTNVNCNCDINDNEIKNDTGVFVNRMNVGIRKINVFNIPSINDIQRGLGLLNISDLSCYGDIGYENDFTLSFTTKNSILLFYRPIARRIEFEFRLTTSKDNFNIIEINDKEIFINLFISNNKFIFNIKNRTKIIEEKMLNYSKVIGDTSWNHVILELNRHELRISIDDSYIIISNTDIIQKVEQLFGKNLEFKLENFIGCIRALYVDDILVNLSQELLLSNNEGIYVGCRLMCQKDTCLHGSKCIENIKENTYECKCKDDNIYYGDHCQFSINQNTDISFTNPYESYIGYDSKKSLKNISSIYQNITMSFKTDQRKALLIYAMDEVNNFIQIHLSDEYRIILSMNYGNISKQCTVYSDKGTHFNNMEWKQIQLKHFKNNVTLFVDNQSCSIIGSPLLTKTYVVLDEADDEIVIPPILPGQINILPYKVLYVGGVPRAKESGDLITWSTIYNTKLPSILGCIRGLKFSSKFLDLRFSDLKSSNKEAVKMKCQYSSCDLINCQNKGYCSVKWFQQDPKETFCDCSKTSFYGPTCEDDDTIKFSKFDQQFSFDMTKIRRRYDLFDSKTQSFKFAFSTDMDESTKLKNQVLSLIQMDDETENIEILLETNKKITININNQKIQFNNNFTDGYRHFIQMLFDQRKHKIWLIVDDDKKLINQSIISYNLAKVKKFIFGYSGLDDKNIGYNGYISNIDINYHKSNHFHFMPLKYYKDPGDEYYDCINVKPNNNSTLLINYKSSFKVTEKPLINKNSGELDFPIWDVPLKVSLIKESLNISTLTDEQKDEDGFNYTILIIAIIIIFIILLIFIIIGLCVSVNKGHQRKSVPILKNLKNSPTKSTYVPIGEQLSPLNDTTISYYPNKDDYTLPEPQIDPDPIEQIPPIENHPYFYSTSTQLYFTPQESLTSNMELMKQDSEENNDDDDPLIKLTDYEEGRNSMIYIN, from the exons atgtatataaaacttttgttatatttattacttcTAACTAATCTATCTTATTCTCTAAATGATGACAATGGAGAAGATCCTCAAATTGATACATGTTTTTTGTTATCTTCAAAAACAAGTAAAATAACATTTGAACCAATAATAGTTGAATcgaagttaaaaaattatatattttatttaataatacaaaaaaattcaacAGGAGAGGTTGGAGTTATATCAATTAACCAATTATCAGAAAATAACAAACAAATATGGTACAATACATCAATTATACGAAGTGAAAATGAAATTGTTATAGAGTATTCTtctaatatatcattaaccAAAATTAAACTTCCAGCTAATCAAACAAATGATATTCGTCTTTTTATTGAAttagatttattaaataaatattttagtggATATACCTattctaataataatgagAAAATACATGAAgttaatgttaaattaaaaagtttaaatataaataataatttatcaaatatttatgtttcaTTAGGATCATTAGACAATTTTGGAAATGGTTTTATTGGTGAAgttgattttaaatatattaaaattgatggaaaaaaatattttttacctaataataaaatatttagtgGAGATATAGCTATAGAAGAAAAGTGTACTCAATTAGATGATATAAAGgacaaaaaaagtttaattggGATATGTACATATAGTGAAAAAAAACAATGCTTAAATGGTGGAATGtgtcaaataaataaaaatggtgACCCTGAATGTTTATGTCCAAATAATGATTATACAGGAAAGTATTGTCAATTTGCTCTAGTTCCAAAAACGTGTTCGTACATACCATCTTCAGGTATTCATAAAATAGATGTTGATGGTAGTGATATTGGTGAAATGGGTTATGTAAAATGTGATAATGGTACAACTATTATATCACATAACTTTCCTCCAAATAcaataataagaaataaaaatataactcaaaatttatcatatgatattagttataaattaatgtCTTACATACAAATTAGAAATTTAATACAACGTTCACAGAAATGCCAACAGATGGTTACTTATAGTTGTTATGGAAACGCTCCTCTTTATTTCAAAGAAGGTTATACATCCTTTGAAAGTATTTATTATGGTGGATTAAAgccattttataaattaaatgataataatgaattCCAATgcaattgtaaaaaaaacaatgaaTGTTTGAAAACAAATGTTAATTGTAATTGTGATATCaatgataatgaaataaaaaatgacaCTGGGGTGTTTGTCAATAGAATGAATGTTGGTATACGAAAAATTAATGTGTTTAATATACCATCAATAAATGATATTCAAAGAGGATTAGGATTACTAAATATTAGCGATTTATCATGTTATGGTGATATTGGTTATGAAAATGATTTCACTCTTTCttttacaacaaaaaatagtatattattattttatagacCAATTGCCAGGCGTATTGAATTTGAGTTTCGATTAACAACTTCCAAAGAcaactttaatattattgaaattaatgacaaagaaatatttatcaatctatttattagtaataataaatttatttttaatatcaaaaatagaacaaaaattatagaagaaaaaatgttaaattattcaaaagTTATTGGTGATACCTCTTGGAATCATGTTATTTTAGAATTAAATCGTCATGAGTTAAGAATTTCTATTGATGACtcttatataattattagtaatacagatataatacaaaaagtTGAACAATTATTtggaaaaaatttagaatttaaattagaaaattttattggttGTATAAGAGCTTTATATGTTGATGATATTTTGGTAAATTTATCTCAAGAATTATTGTTATCAAATAATGAAGGTATTTATGTGGGATGTCGATTGATGTGTCAAAAGGATACATGTTTACATGGATCAAAAtgtattgaaaatataaaagaaaatacttATGAATGTAAATGTAAagatgataatatatattatggtGATCATTGTCAATTTAGTATAAATCAAAATACAGATATATCATTTACAAATCCTTATGAATCATATATTGGTTATGATAGTAAAAAAtctcttaaaaatattagttctatctatcaaaatataacaatGTCATTTAAAACTGATCAAAGAAAAGCTTTACTGATATATGCCATGGATGaggtaaataattttattcaaattcaTCTTTCAGATGAATATAGAATTATTCTTTCAATGAATTATGGtaatatttcaaaacaaTGTACTGTTTATTCAGATAAAGGAacacattttaataatatggAATGGAAACAAATtcaattaaaacattttaaaaataatgtaacaTTATTTGTTGATAATCAATCTTGTAGTATAATTGGATCAcctttattaacaaaaacatATGTAGTTCTGGATGAAGCTGATGATGAAATTGTTATACCTCCTATTCTTCCTGgacaaattaatatattaccATATAAAGTTTTGTATGTTGGAGGTGTACCAAGAGCTAAGGAATCTGGAGATTTAATTACTTGGTCAActatatataatacaaaattacCATCAATTTTAGGATGTATACGTGGTCTCAAATTTTCATCTAAATTTCTTGATTTACGATTCTCTGATTTAAAATCTTCAAATAAAGAGGCTGTAAAAATGAAATGTCAGTATAGTTCATGTGATCTCATAAATTGTCAAAATAAAGGATATTGTTCAGTTAAATGGTTTCAACAAGATCCTAAAGAAACATTCTGTGACTGTTCCAAAACAAGTTTTTATGGTCCAACCTGTGAGGACGatgatacaataaaattCTCAAAATTTGATCAACAATTTTCATTTGATATGACAAAAATAAGAAGAAGGTACGATTTATTTGATAGTAAAACtcaaagttttaaatttgcCTTTTCAACAGATATGGATGAAAgcacaaaattaaaaaatcaagttttatcattaattcaAATGGATGATGAAACAGAAAACATAGAAATATTACTAGAAacaaataagaaaataactataaatattaataatcaaaagatacaatttaacaataattttactgATGGATATCGTCATTTCATTCAAATGTTATTTGACCAAAGAAAGCACAAAATATGGTTAATTGTtgatgatgataaaaaaCTTATAAATCAATCCATAATATCATATAATTTGgctaaagttaaaaaatttatttttggttATTCTGGTttagatgataaaaatattggttATAATGgttatatatcaaatattgatataaattatcacaaatctaatcattttcattttatgCCATTAAAGTATTACAAAGATCCTGGTGATGAATATTATGATTGTATAAATGTAAAACCAAATAATAATTCtacattattaattaacTATAAAAGTTCTTTCAAAGTAACTGAAAAaccattaataaataaaaatagtggAGAGTTAGATTTTCCTATTTGGGATGTTCCATTAAAAGTTAGTTTAATCAAAGAATCTCTAAATATTTCAACATTAACTGATGAACAAAAAGACGAAGATGGATTTAATTATACAATTCTTATTATTgctataataattatttttattatcttattaATCTTTATTATCATTGGTTTATGTGTTTCTGTAAACAAAGGTCATCAAAGAAAGTCTGTTCctatcttaaaaaatttaaaaaattctccTACGAAAAGTACTTATGTACCAATTGGAGAACAATTGTCACCATTAAATGATACGACTATATCATACTATCCAAACAAGGATGATTATACATTACCGGAACCACAAATAGATCCAGATCCAATTGAACAAATACCACCAATAGAAAATCAT cca
- a CDS encoding Alpha-aminoadipic semialdehyde dehydrogenase, with translation MLIIEKIKKVFIMLRHIINTQRHITLLQKRMASLITKPEFSYLKNLGLKEENYGVFNGKWFGNGSVIESLSPATNEVIAKVHNGTPEDYNKTITACEEAYQQWADIPAPKRGEIVRQIGDELRQNINDLGKLISLEMGKILPEGVGEVQEYVDICDFAVGLSRMFSGKIIPSERFEHELHERWNPLGVVGVISAFNFPCAVYGWNNALALVCGNSVIWKPAPTTPLTAIAVTKLVEKVLVRNNINPALCSLICGDADVGQSLTKDDNVKLVSFTGSTEVGRIVGCQVQSRFGKILLELGGNNAIIVMDDADLDLVIPATVFASVGTAGQRCTTTRRLIVHEKVYDEVISRIKKAYQQLESRVGDPTDPNTLIGPLHNKEAVLKFKASVAEAIVSGGKVEYGGQAFENRPGNYVTPTIVTGLKPDTPVVLKETFAPILYVLKTSSFEEAVKINNMAKQGLSSSIFTKDTGKIFKWFGPKGSDCGIVNVNIPTSGAEIGGAFGGEKETGGGRESGSDAWKQYMRRSTCTINYGKSLPLAQGIKFE, from the exons atgCTAATAATAGAG AAAATTAAGAAG gtttttataatgttaagACATATCATCAATACTCAAAGACACATAACATTGTTACAAAAAAGAATGGCTTCTCTTATTACTAAACCAGAatttagttatttaaaaaatcttggacttaaagaagaaaattaTGGTGTTTTCAATG gtAAATGGTTTGGTAATGGAAGCGTAATTGAATCTTTATCACCGGCTACCAATGAGGTTATTGCTAAAGTACATAATGGAACACCAGAAGATTACAATAAAACAATTACAGCATGTGAAGAAGCATATCAACAATGGGCTGATATTCCAGCACCAAAAAGAGGTGAAATCGTTCGCCAAATTGGAGATGAATTAAGACAAAATATCAATGATCTTGGTAAATTAATTTCCCTAGAAATGGGAAAAATTCTTCCTGAAGGTGTAGGTGAAGTTCAAGAATATGTTGATATTTGTGATTTTGCTGTTGGATTATCAAGAATGTTCTCAGGAAAAATTATTCCATCTGAAAGATTTGAGCATGAACTTCATGAAAGATGGAATCCACTTGGTGTTGTTGGTGTTATATCAGCTTTCAATTTTCCTTGTGCTGTTTATGGATGGAATAACGCTTTAGCATTAGTTTGTGGTAATTCTGTTATTTGGAAACCAGCTCCAACAACTCCTTTAACAGCTATTGCTGTTACTAAACTTGTTGAAAAAGTTTTGGtcagaaataatattaatccAGCTTTGTGTTCACTTATCTGTGGTGATGCAGATGTTGGCCAGTCTTTGACAAAAGAtgataatgttaaattaGTTAGTTTTACAGGTTCAACAGAAGTTGGTAGAATTGTTGGTTGTCAAGTACAAAGTAGATttggtaaaattttattagaattaGGAGGAAATAATGCTATAATAGTTATGGATGATGCTGATCTTGATTTAGTTATTCCTGCTACAGTATTTGCTTCTGTTGGTACTGCTGGACAAAGATGTACTACAACCAGAAGACTTATTGTTCATGAAAAGGTTTATGATGAAGTTATTAGTAGAATTAAAAAAGCTTATCAACAACTTGAATCAAGAGTTGGTGATCCAACAGATCCTAATACATTAATTGGTCCTCTTCACAATAAAGAAGCTGTTCTTAAATTTAAAGCATCAGTAGCTGAAGCCATTGTATCAGGAGGAAAAGTAGAATATGGAGGACAAGCTTTTGAAAATCGACCAGGAAATTATGTTACACCAACTATCGTAACTGGTCTTAAACCAGATACACCAGTTGttttaaaagaaacattTGCTCCAATTctttatgttttaaaaacatcATCTTTTGAAGAAgctgttaaaataaataatatggcTAAACAAGGTTTATCAAGTAGTATCTTCACTAAAGATACTGGAAAAATCTTTAAATGGTTTGGACCAAAAGGTTCTGATTGCGGTATTGTTAATGTAAATATACCAACTTCTGGAGCTGAAATTGGTGGAGCATTTGGTGGAGAAAAAGAAACTGGTGGTGGTCGTGAATCAGGATCCGATGCTTGGAAACAATATATGAGAAGATCTACATGTACTATCAATTATGGCAAAAGCCTTCCACTTGCTCAAGGaattaaatttgaataa
- a CDS encoding GPI transamidase component PIG-T, whose protein sequence is MIYYWHYICLFFILLISFIRTEFSLKDNLKDDFRETLFITRLKNQKFFAQFDFNIKVGNVSSQIYDLFPRTIGEIVEKHSLDYLSFSLAFSNWLTNDWGYQPYPEHPVGSSLKVVFHNNSDPDSNWPNLVNALSGIFCGSWHNSATYYTRTINKFYKEAVFPEESVCTENFFPFLKILPCKGVAGIASLMNTETFYAADFNSISLNFNITTGILKVVVNFVASKDKGLRNFDFESIFGKTLSSSSCQLASSSKVYIEKFQGMEFSVVPNKILKKYGREFLMYDLLVSGLTSVSGKFQDPTIKPRERLSYPPMITIYSSTSHVGEQSGNVITKIRNKYSTEIDVVLSQSIQWYIKIFLHSLTFQCDGVKVPFSFKHIIQSRIRDRPYYYEISTTLPKNSLCVLKFNYGLHLLKTSEYPPDAEKGRVIEGIKLDLLLPSEIYFSNATYINIEETDIHNSFIKFTIYGHPISIQLPLPDFSMPFNVICMVCTVMFNFYGSFHALSTKVFLMSTGSINEQPILRRILLRLRDKIRNFFNRKSLSVTEEKLKTD, encoded by the exons ATGATCTACTATTGGCATTACATTTGtctgttttttattttattgatatccTTTATAAGGACAGAATTTTCACTCAAAGATAATCTTAAAGATGACTTTCGagaaacattatttattacaagATTGAAAAATCAGAAATTTTTTGCTCAATTTGACTTTAATATTAAGGTTGGAAATGTTAGTTCTCAAATATATGATCTTTTTCCAAGAACTATTGGTGAAATTGTTGAAAAACACTCTCTTGATTACCTTTCTTTTTCACTTGCATTTTCAAATTGGTTAACAAATGATTGGGGATATCAACCATATCCTGAACATCCTGTAGGATCTTCTTTAAAGGTAGTTTTTCACAATAATTCGGATCCTGATAGTAATTGGCCAAATCTTGTAAATGCTTTAAGTGGGATTTTTTGCGGATCTTGGCATAATTCTGCTACTTATTATACCAGAacaataaacaaattttacaaaGAGGCTGTTTTTCCTGAAGAGTCTGTTTGTACTGAAAATTTCTTTCCATTCCTAAAAATATTGCCATGTAAAGGAGTTGCTGGAATCGCTAGTTTAATGAATACGGAGACTTTTTATGCTGCTGATTTTAACAGCAtaagtttaaattttaatataactacAGGTATCTTAAAAGTGGTGGTAAATTTTGTTGCATCAAAAGATAAAGGTCTTAgaaattttgattttgaaAGTATATTTGGAAAAACTTTGTCTTCTTCTAGTTGTCAATTAGCTTCTTCATCTAAAGTGTATATAGAAAAGTTTCAAGGAATGGAATTTTCAGTTGTtcctaataaaatattaaagaaatatggaagagaatttttaatgtatgaTCTTTTGGTGTCAGGTTTGACTTCTGTATCAGGGAAATTTCAAGATCCAACTATCAAACCTAGAGAAAGACTTTCGTATCCACCTATGATAACTATTTACTCTTCAACATCACATGTAGGAGAACAATCAGGAAAtgttattacaaaaattagaaataaatattcaacTGAGATTGATGTTGTCTTGTCACAATCAATTCAAtggtatataaaaatttttttacactCATTGACATTTCAATGTGATGGTGTTAAAGTACCTTTTTCCTTTAAACATATAATTCAATCAAGAATTAGAGATCGTCCatattattatgaaatatCTACTACGCTTCCAAAAAATTCACTTTGTGttcttaaatttaattatggTCTCCACCTTTTAAAAACTTCTGAATATCCTCCAGATGCTGAGAAAGGTCGTGTTATTGAAGGAATTAAATTAGATTTGTTACTACCAtctgaaatttatttttctaatgcaacatatattaatattgagGAGACTGATATTCATAATAGCTTTATTAAGTTTACAATTTATGGTCATCCAATATCAATTCAACTTCCATTACCTGATTTTTCTATGCCATTTAATGTAATATGTATGGTTTGCACTgttatgtttaatttttacgGATCATTTCATGCGTTATCAACTAAAGt attcTTAATGTCAACTGGATCTATTAATGAACAACCTATATTAAGaagaatattattaagaTTACGTGATAAAATTcgtaacttttttaatagaaaaagttTATCTGTCACAGAAGAAAAATTGAAAACCGATTAa